Proteins co-encoded in one Cupriavidus taiwanensis genomic window:
- a CDS encoding zf-TFIIB domain-containing protein: MDCPVCPQTQLVMSERQGIEIDYCPKCRGVWLDRGELDKILERSAAAAPAQQAPLQPPQQQAPMHSAPRQQGYQRGYGDHDRDRYYEREQKHYRKKSIWHELFD, from the coding sequence ATGGACTGTCCGGTGTGCCCGCAAACCCAACTCGTGATGTCCGAACGCCAGGGCATCGAGATCGATTACTGCCCCAAGTGCCGGGGGGTCTGGCTGGACCGGGGCGAACTCGACAAGATCCTGGAGCGTTCGGCGGCGGCAGCCCCGGCGCAGCAGGCCCCGCTGCAGCCCCCGCAGCAGCAGGCCCCGATGCACAGCGCACCGCGGCAGCAGGGCTACCAGCGCGGCTACGGCGACCATGACCGCGACCGCTATTACGAGCGCGAGCAGAAGCACTATCGCAAGAAGAGCATCTGGCACGAGCTGTTCGACTAA
- the ggt gene encoding gamma-glutamyltransferase, whose translation MHRTRFFTALRLAGMCSALTLAAAPASAVDEAGKYCDTPSACLNPMATGGMVTSSNRLATQAGLRALEHGGNAVDAAIAVASTIAVVYPHMNSIGGDAFWLIYNARTREVRALNASGRAGEHATIALYRNHGLDRVPARGYLSAITVPGTVAGWEAAYQYARQGMGRSLPWPELMADAIRHAEGGFPVSASLASWSRVNLDPADTEFRALQRFDGFRQTFLKPDGSAYRMGETLRQPDLAGTLRQIASGGAAAFYQGEIARKIVADLQAHGGVLTQADFARHRADWVKPITVNYRGYQAVNVPPNTQGFASLEILNILDKRDVRALGEGTADYYHVLVEATKQAFADRDRYLADPEFVQIPLERLLSSRHGQAQSGRISMLRAGADVKPMDPHGDTVWFGTADQDGNVVSMIQSVYHDFGSGIVPRGTGVLLQNRGAFFSLDPAHVNHLAPGKRTFHTLNPALLLKDGKPFLVYGTMGGEGQPQTQAALVTRIVDFGMSPQDAVNAPRLLYGRNWGVSSNDLKIEGRVPEAVTAELARRGHPVKRVQAFTDAMGHAGAILIDPVTGVMYGAADPRGDGLAAGL comes from the coding sequence ATGCATCGCACAAGATTCTTCACCGCTCTGCGCCTGGCCGGCATGTGCTCGGCACTGACGCTGGCCGCCGCGCCGGCGTCGGCCGTCGACGAAGCCGGCAAGTACTGCGACACGCCTTCGGCCTGTCTCAACCCGATGGCCACCGGCGGCATGGTGACCTCATCCAACCGCCTGGCGACGCAGGCCGGGCTGCGCGCGCTGGAGCACGGCGGCAATGCGGTCGATGCCGCGATCGCGGTGGCGTCGACCATCGCGGTGGTGTACCCGCACATGAATTCCATCGGCGGCGACGCCTTCTGGCTGATCTACAACGCCCGCACGCGCGAGGTGCGCGCGCTCAATGCCAGCGGGCGCGCCGGCGAACACGCGACCATCGCGCTTTACCGGAACCATGGACTCGACCGGGTTCCCGCGCGCGGCTACCTGTCGGCCATCACGGTGCCCGGTACCGTCGCCGGCTGGGAAGCGGCGTACCAGTACGCGCGCCAGGGCATGGGGCGCAGCCTGCCATGGCCGGAGCTGATGGCCGATGCCATCCGGCATGCCGAGGGCGGATTCCCGGTGTCGGCGTCGCTGGCGTCGTGGAGCCGCGTCAATCTCGATCCGGCCGACACGGAATTCCGCGCCTTGCAGCGCTTCGACGGCTTTCGCCAGACCTTCCTGAAGCCGGACGGGTCGGCCTACCGGATGGGCGAAACGCTGCGCCAGCCCGACCTGGCGGGCACGCTGCGGCAGATTGCGTCGGGCGGCGCGGCCGCGTTCTACCAGGGCGAGATCGCGCGCAAGATCGTGGCCGACCTGCAGGCGCACGGCGGCGTGCTGACCCAGGCGGACTTCGCCCGCCACCGCGCCGACTGGGTCAAGCCGATCACGGTGAACTACCGCGGCTACCAGGCCGTCAACGTCCCGCCCAATACGCAAGGGTTTGCCTCGCTGGAGATCCTGAACATCCTTGACAAGCGCGACGTGCGCGCGCTGGGCGAGGGCACGGCCGATTACTACCACGTGCTGGTGGAAGCGACCAAGCAGGCGTTTGCCGATCGCGACCGCTACCTCGCCGACCCGGAGTTCGTGCAGATCCCGCTGGAACGGCTGCTGTCGTCGCGGCACGGGCAGGCGCAGTCGGGTCGCATCAGCATGCTGCGCGCCGGCGCGGACGTGAAGCCGATGGATCCGCACGGCGATACGGTGTGGTTCGGCACCGCTGACCAGGACGGCAACGTGGTGTCGATGATCCAGAGCGTCTATCACGACTTCGGCTCGGGCATCGTGCCCAGGGGCACCGGCGTGCTGCTGCAGAACCGCGGTGCGTTCTTTTCCCTCGATCCCGCGCACGTGAACCATCTGGCGCCGGGCAAGCGCACCTTCCATACGCTGAACCCGGCCCTGCTGCTGAAGGACGGCAAGCCGTTCCTGGTCTACGGCACCATGGGCGGCGAGGGGCAGCCGCAGACGCAGGCGGCGCTGGTGACACGCATCGTCGATTTCGGCATGTCGCCGCAGGACGCGGTCAATGCGCCGCGCCTGCTCTATGGGCGCAACTGGGGCGTGTCGTCGAACGACCTCAAGATCGAGGGCCGCGTGCCGGAAGCGGTGACCGCCGAACTGGCGCGGCGCGGGCATCCGGTGAAGCGGGTGCAGGCCTTTACCGACGCCATGGGCCACGCCGGCGCGATCCTGATCGACCCGGTCACCGGCGTGATGTATGGCGCGGCCGATCCGCGCGGCGACGGCCTGGCGGCCGGGCTGTAG
- a CDS encoding AraC family transcriptional regulator produces the protein MPAHDPGLRALARLPRPLYGHIEALPNRVLGYRHRHPWCQFAYALQGVLEVWTDRGRFVAPPQWAVWIPAGVAHRVRCAPGTRIRSLYLDHSVCAAARARCRVLTVSPLLRELIRTFSHLPAEYDEDGADGRLARVLIDQLGAAPEVEFMLPLPADPRVRLVCNGLQRQADRDTSLTAWSARLAVSGKTLTRLFQRETGLTFRAWRQRLRLLDAVPRLERGEAVTEVALDCGYESLSAFIAAFRRLYNMTPGELSRANRVIPASG, from the coding sequence ATGCCTGCACACGACCCCGGCCTGCGCGCGCTCGCGCGGCTGCCCCGCCCGCTGTATGGCCATATCGAAGCCTTGCCCAACCGCGTGCTGGGCTACCGCCACCGCCACCCCTGGTGCCAGTTCGCCTATGCCCTGCAGGGCGTGCTCGAGGTGTGGACCGACCGCGGGCGCTTTGTCGCGCCACCGCAGTGGGCGGTATGGATTCCGGCCGGCGTGGCGCACCGCGTGCGCTGCGCGCCGGGCACGCGCATCCGCAGCCTCTACCTCGATCACAGCGTGTGCGCGGCGGCGCGGGCCCGTTGCCGGGTGCTGACGGTCAGCCCGCTGCTGCGCGAGCTGATTCGCACCTTCAGCCACCTGCCGGCCGAATACGATGAGGATGGCGCCGACGGGCGCCTGGCACGCGTGCTGATCGACCAGCTTGGTGCCGCGCCCGAAGTGGAATTCATGCTGCCGCTGCCGGCCGACCCGCGCGTGCGCCTGGTCTGCAATGGCCTGCAGCGCCAAGCCGACCGCGATACCAGCCTGACCGCGTGGAGCGCGCGGCTGGCGGTCTCGGGCAAGACCCTGACGCGGCTGTTCCAGCGCGAAACCGGGTTGACCTTCCGCGCCTGGCGCCAGCGGCTGCGACTGCTCGACGCGGTGCCCCGGCTGGAGCGCGGCGAAGCCGTCACCGAGGTCGCGCTGGATTGCGGCTATGAATCGCTGTCGGCGTTTATCGCGGCCTTCCGCCGGCTCTACAACATGACGCCGGGAGAGCTGTCGCGCGCCAACCGCGTCATTCCCGCCAGCGGTTAG
- the blaOXA gene encoding OXA-1206 family carbapenem-hydrolyzing class D beta-lactamase codes for MNPRLARLLTPLAFGLGLLAAHLPALAAPKEAPLDAAALFRQADTTGTMVIYDLRRERMLTYNPARAATPYSPASTFKIMNSLIGLETGAVADVDHDKLPWDGKVWLVGGKAVLPEACNADVPLRVALPNSCVPAYQALARRVGSAAYQRYLTASHYGNADSSGPVDRFWLNGRLQITAYQQIDFLKGLVRRTLPFSPATFSAVDDITVLERTADYTLHAKTGWADSARPAVGWLVGWVERGNDAYLFALNLDLLRAEHAKARMEIARAALRKAGALPE; via the coding sequence ATGAACCCTCGTCTTGCCCGTCTGCTGACACCGCTGGCCTTCGGCCTTGGCCTGCTTGCCGCGCACCTGCCCGCGCTGGCCGCGCCCAAGGAAGCGCCGCTCGACGCCGCGGCACTGTTCCGCCAGGCCGATACCACCGGCACCATGGTGATCTACGACCTGCGGCGCGAGCGCATGCTGACCTACAACCCGGCCCGCGCCGCCACGCCTTATTCTCCGGCATCGACCTTCAAGATCATGAACTCCCTGATCGGCCTCGAGACCGGCGCGGTCGCCGACGTCGACCACGACAAGCTGCCGTGGGACGGCAAGGTCTGGCTGGTCGGCGGCAAGGCCGTGCTGCCCGAGGCCTGCAACGCCGACGTGCCGCTGCGCGTGGCCCTGCCCAACTCCTGCGTGCCGGCCTACCAGGCGCTGGCGCGCCGGGTCGGCAGCGCGGCCTACCAGCGCTACCTGACCGCCTCGCACTATGGCAATGCCGATAGCTCCGGGCCGGTGGACCGCTTCTGGCTGAACGGCAGGCTGCAGATCACCGCCTACCAGCAGATCGATTTCCTGAAGGGCCTGGTGCGGCGCACCCTGCCGTTCTCGCCCGCCACCTTCAGTGCCGTGGACGACATCACCGTGCTGGAGCGCACCGCCGACTACACCCTCCACGCCAAGACCGGCTGGGCCGATTCGGCCAGGCCGGCGGTGGGCTGGCTGGTGGGCTGGGTCGAGCGCGGCAACGATGCTTACCTGTTCGCCCTCAATCTGGACCTGCTGCGGGCGGAGCATGCCAAGGCGCGGATGGAGATTGCACGGGCGGCGCTGCGCAAGGCGGGGGCGTTGCCGGAGTGA
- a CDS encoding HNH endonuclease, which translates to MDFTSGRGTVLAVPLLGCGRIPRRAGLGDAGTAGRVKLEIQCSAVNQRNPKIGFLAEFGLSRKQALQLQWTAEHLHARVDDGRDSSRNIVAACHYCNALRHRRKPARDPINHKEHVQRLMRRRRWHAVWVFDNAKLVALIKCKPGK; encoded by the coding sequence TTGGATTTCACCTCTGGAAGGGGGACGGTCTTGGCCGTCCCGTTGCTCGGGTGCGGGCGGATTCCGCGACGCGCAGGGTTGGGCGACGCGGGAACCGCCGGCCGAGTCAAACTAGAGATCCAATGCTCAGCGGTAAATCAGCGCAATCCTAAAATCGGCTTTCTTGCTGAATTTGGACTCTCACGAAAACAGGCACTGCAGCTTCAATGGACGGCGGAGCATCTGCATGCTCGTGTCGATGACGGCCGTGATTCGAGCCGCAATATCGTCGCGGCTTGCCACTATTGCAATGCGCTGCGGCACCGCAGAAAGCCGGCGCGCGATCCAATCAATCACAAAGAGCATGTGCAGCGACTCATGCGGCGGAGAAGGTGGCACGCCGTATGGGTGTTTGATAACGCTAAGCTGGTCGCATTGATAAAGTGCAAGCCGGGAAAGTAA
- a CDS encoding MFS transporter, whose amino-acid sequence MPNSAAPTSAPYTPPTQAAPAIQPSQRRRAIIATVIGNGLEWFDFTVYSFFAVIIARLFFPTGNDLSSLLLAVATFGVGFFMRPVGGIVLGVYADRVGRKAALSLTILLMALGTTLIGIAPTYDQIGILAPLLIVVARLMQGFSAGGEMGGATAFLTEYAPARQRAYYSSWIQASIGVAVLLGAAVGTFVTSSLSEAALNSWGWRLPFLLGIVIGPVGYYIRHHLDETPAFRDTAERADSPLKEIFQAYPRETTASFSMVILWTVCTYVLLFYMPTYAVKVLKVPQADGFVAGMAGGGAIMVFAPLVGLLADRIGRRVLLSGSALLILVLAWPMFAYINHVPGLASLLVFQLVFGVLIATYTGPILAAFSELFPARVLSTGLSVAYNFAVTIFGGFASFIITWLIATTGSSMAPAIYVMIAAAISLVGTRFVREPSYLQQR is encoded by the coding sequence ATGCCAAACAGTGCCGCGCCAACGAGCGCGCCCTACACGCCGCCGACCCAGGCGGCGCCCGCCATCCAGCCCAGCCAGCGCCGCCGCGCCATCATCGCCACGGTGATCGGCAACGGCCTGGAGTGGTTTGATTTCACCGTGTACAGCTTCTTCGCGGTCATCATCGCCCGGCTGTTCTTCCCCACCGGCAACGACCTCAGCTCGCTGCTGCTGGCCGTGGCCACCTTCGGCGTGGGCTTTTTCATGCGCCCGGTGGGCGGCATCGTGCTGGGTGTCTACGCCGACCGCGTCGGGCGCAAGGCGGCGCTGTCGCTGACCATCCTGCTGATGGCGCTCGGCACCACGCTGATCGGGATCGCCCCCACCTATGACCAGATCGGCATCCTGGCCCCGCTGCTGATCGTGGTGGCGCGGCTGATGCAAGGCTTTTCCGCCGGCGGCGAAATGGGTGGCGCCACCGCCTTCCTGACCGAATACGCGCCGGCGCGCCAGCGCGCCTACTATTCCAGCTGGATCCAGGCCAGCATCGGCGTGGCCGTGCTGCTGGGCGCCGCGGTCGGCACCTTTGTCACCAGCTCGCTGAGCGAGGCGGCACTCAACAGCTGGGGCTGGCGCCTGCCGTTCCTGCTTGGCATCGTGATCGGCCCGGTGGGCTATTACATCCGCCACCATCTTGACGAGACCCCGGCCTTCCGCGACACCGCCGAGCGCGCCGATTCGCCGCTGAAGGAAATCTTCCAGGCCTATCCGCGCGAAACCACCGCCAGCTTCTCGATGGTAATCCTGTGGACGGTGTGCACCTATGTGCTGCTGTTCTACATGCCGACCTATGCGGTCAAGGTGCTGAAGGTGCCGCAGGCCGACGGCTTCGTCGCCGGCATGGCGGGCGGCGGCGCCATCATGGTATTCGCGCCGCTGGTGGGGCTGCTGGCGGACCGCATCGGCCGGCGCGTGCTGCTGAGCGGCTCGGCGCTGCTGATCCTGGTGCTGGCGTGGCCCATGTTCGCGTACATCAACCATGTGCCGGGGCTGGCGTCGCTGCTGGTGTTCCAGCTGGTGTTCGGGGTCCTGATCGCCACCTATACCGGCCCGATCCTCGCCGCCTTCTCCGAGCTGTTCCCGGCGCGCGTGCTGTCGACCGGCCTGTCGGTGGCCTACAACTTCGCGGTGACGATCTTCGGCGGCTTTGCCTCGTTCATCATCACCTGGCTGATCGCCACCACCGGCAGCAGCATGGCGCCGGCCATCTACGTGATGATCGCCGCCGCCATCAGCCTGGTCGGCACCCGCTTCGTGCGCGAACCTTCTTATCTGCAACAACGCTGA
- a CDS encoding metal-dependent hydrolase family protein: MSHNTQILFHGGDVLEPGTGELLRGHDVLVEGERIAAVGPAIDAPNARRIDARGKTVMPGLIDCHVHVLASLANLGLNAVQPNVLVAIRALPIMQRMLERGFTTVRDAGGADWGLSQAVATGLVPGPRIFASGKALSQTGGHGDFRPRSDVLEPCSCAFRAGAIARVADGVDAVRLAVREEIQKGATQIKIMASGGVASPTDPIGNTQYSEDEIRAIVAEAEAAQTYVMAHAYTGRAITRAVRCGVRTIEHGNLVDRAAADEMRKHGAFVVPTLVTYDALARDGARLGLPPESVAKIETVRQAGRDSLRLYADAGVPMGYGSDLLGEMHDYQADEFRIRAELLGNLEAIRSATSIAAAILQREGELGTTRAGALADLLLVDGNPLADISLIAGQGQRLSVVMQAGRIHHRAG, from the coding sequence ATGTCCCACAACACCCAGATCCTGTTCCACGGCGGCGACGTGCTCGAACCCGGCACGGGCGAGCTGCTGCGCGGCCACGACGTGCTGGTCGAAGGCGAGCGCATCGCCGCGGTCGGGCCCGCCATCGATGCACCCAACGCCCGGCGTATCGACGCACGCGGCAAGACCGTGATGCCTGGCCTGATCGACTGCCATGTGCACGTGCTGGCGTCGCTGGCCAACCTCGGCCTGAACGCGGTCCAGCCCAATGTGCTGGTCGCGATCCGCGCCCTGCCGATCATGCAGCGCATGCTGGAACGCGGCTTTACCACCGTGCGCGATGCCGGCGGCGCCGACTGGGGCCTGTCGCAGGCGGTCGCCACCGGGCTGGTGCCGGGCCCGCGCATCTTTGCCTCGGGCAAGGCGCTGTCGCAGACCGGCGGCCATGGCGACTTCCGTCCGCGCTCCGATGTGCTCGAGCCGTGCTCGTGCGCCTTCCGCGCCGGCGCCATCGCGCGCGTGGCCGATGGCGTGGACGCGGTGCGGCTGGCGGTGCGCGAGGAAATCCAGAAGGGCGCGACCCAGATCAAGATCATGGCGTCGGGCGGCGTGGCCTCGCCAACCGACCCGATCGGCAACACGCAGTACAGCGAGGACGAGATCCGCGCGATCGTGGCCGAGGCCGAGGCCGCGCAGACCTACGTAATGGCCCACGCCTACACCGGCCGCGCGATCACGCGCGCGGTACGCTGCGGCGTGCGTACCATCGAGCACGGCAACCTGGTCGACCGCGCCGCCGCGGATGAAATGCGCAAGCATGGTGCCTTTGTCGTGCCCACGCTGGTCACCTACGATGCCCTCGCCCGCGACGGCGCCCGCCTGGGCCTGCCGCCCGAATCGGTGGCCAAGATCGAGACCGTGCGCCAGGCCGGCCGCGACTCGCTGCGCCTCTATGCCGATGCCGGCGTGCCGATGGGCTATGGTTCGGACCTGCTCGGCGAAATGCACGATTACCAGGCCGACGAGTTCCGCATCCGCGCCGAACTGCTGGGCAACCTGGAAGCGATCCGCTCGGCCACCTCGATCGCCGCGGCCATCCTGCAGCGCGAAGGCGAACTCGGCACCACGCGTGCGGGCGCGCTGGCCGACCTGCTGCTGGTCGACGGCAACCCGCTCGCCGACATCAGCCTGATCGCCGGACAAGGCCAACGCCTGAGCGTGGTGATGCAGGCAGGCCGCATCCACCACCGCGCCGGCTGA
- a CDS encoding LysR substrate-binding domain-containing protein codes for MRISPLPPLPNLVAFEAAMRHGSFTRAAAELHLTQSAISRQVAQLERFLGRKLFIREPRALRLTVSGQRYAEVVQRLLVGCAEATEDVMKVRSHTALTVACSSGVAVLWLTPRLASFRAAHPEIHLRLTVSDSLSALSPAEFDIGLYYLREGPPPGLAARRLYGEEVFPVCTPGYLGGRTLAPSDLAGETLLMLDDGQRQWMSWQTWLAHQGLPDATPRHVLTSNQYPILLQLAMEGQGIALGWRHMIDACLRDGLLVRACDASASLGGGYYAVWPRDRMEPAAARAFRNWLVRQAAA; via the coding sequence ATGCGCATTTCCCCGCTCCCACCCCTGCCCAACCTGGTCGCCTTCGAAGCCGCGATGCGGCACGGCAGCTTTACCCGCGCCGCGGCCGAACTGCACCTGACGCAGAGTGCCATCAGCCGGCAGGTGGCGCAGCTGGAACGCTTCCTGGGGCGCAAGCTGTTTATCCGCGAACCGCGCGCGCTGCGCCTGACGGTAAGCGGGCAACGCTATGCCGAGGTGGTGCAGCGCCTGCTGGTCGGCTGCGCCGAGGCCACCGAAGACGTGATGAAGGTACGCAGCCACACCGCGCTGACAGTGGCCTGCTCGAGCGGCGTCGCGGTGCTGTGGCTGACGCCGCGGCTGGCGTCGTTCCGCGCCGCCCACCCCGAGATCCACCTGCGCCTGACCGTCAGCGACAGCCTGTCGGCGCTGTCGCCGGCGGAGTTCGACATCGGCCTGTACTACCTGCGCGAAGGTCCGCCGCCCGGACTGGCCGCGCGCCGGCTGTACGGCGAGGAAGTGTTCCCGGTCTGCACGCCCGGCTATCTCGGCGGGCGCACGCTGGCCCCGTCTGACCTCGCCGGCGAGACCCTGCTGATGCTCGACGACGGCCAGCGCCAATGGATGTCGTGGCAGACCTGGCTGGCGCACCAGGGGCTGCCCGACGCCACGCCGCGCCACGTGCTGACCTCGAACCAGTATCCGATCCTGCTGCAGCTGGCCATGGAAGGCCAGGGCATCGCGCTGGGCTGGCGCCACATGATCGACGCCTGCCTGCGCGACGGGCTGCTGGTGCGCGCCTGCGACGCCAGCGCCAGCCTCGGCGGCGGATACTACGCGGTATGGCCGCGCGACCGCATGGAACCGGCCGCGGCGCGCGCGTTCCGCAACTGGCTGGTGCGCCAGGCGGCGGCGTGA
- a CDS encoding Bug family tripartite tricarboxylate transporter substrate binding protein, with translation MQPNLRRRLMLCAAVLSAMPALAWSDTYPSKPIRMVVPFAPGGATDVVARLIAQKLGEALKQSVVVENRPGANGIIGTDVAARAAPDGYTLLLNSAGAQTLSPVLYKAGYEPLKSFAPISQISNIGFVMVVHPSVPATTVQEFVALAKAKSRPLSLSAGSSMIELIGATFKSAAGTPDVVSVSYRGTGPQMQAVVAGEVDMTIDPFNGMAMIKAGKLRPLAVFASKRSPALPDVPTMHEAGFDGMAFNSWAGLLAPAGTPKEIVTRLNQEMNRILAQPDIRQRLAAIDYEVVGGTPEQFAATIAEDAARWAKIVKDTNYKAGS, from the coding sequence ATGCAACCCAACCTCCGCCGCCGCCTGATGCTGTGCGCTGCCGTGCTGAGCGCGATGCCCGCGCTGGCCTGGAGCGACACCTATCCCAGCAAGCCGATCCGCATGGTGGTGCCGTTCGCCCCCGGCGGCGCTACTGACGTGGTGGCGCGGCTGATTGCGCAGAAGCTGGGCGAGGCGCTGAAGCAGTCGGTGGTGGTGGAGAACCGTCCCGGCGCCAACGGCATCATCGGCACCGACGTGGCGGCACGGGCCGCGCCTGACGGCTATACGCTGCTGCTCAATTCCGCCGGCGCGCAGACGCTCAGCCCGGTGTTGTACAAGGCCGGCTATGAGCCGCTGAAAAGCTTCGCGCCGATCTCGCAGATAAGCAATATCGGTTTCGTGATGGTGGTGCACCCCTCGGTGCCGGCCACGACCGTGCAGGAGTTCGTCGCGCTGGCCAAGGCCAAGTCCCGGCCGCTGAGCCTGTCGGCCGGCAGCAGCATGATCGAACTGATCGGCGCCACCTTCAAGAGTGCCGCGGGCACGCCCGACGTGGTCAGCGTGTCGTACCGCGGCACCGGCCCGCAGATGCAGGCGGTGGTGGCGGGCGAGGTCGACATGACCATCGACCCGTTCAACGGCATGGCGATGATCAAGGCCGGCAAGCTGCGCCCGCTGGCGGTGTTCGCCTCCAAACGCTCGCCCGCGCTGCCGGACGTGCCGACCATGCACGAAGCGGGTTTCGACGGCATGGCGTTCAATTCCTGGGCCGGCCTGCTGGCGCCGGCCGGAACGCCAAAGGAGATCGTCACGCGGCTGAACCAGGAGATGAACCGCATCCTGGCGCAGCCCGACATCCGGCAACGGCTGGCCGCGATCGACTACGAAGTGGTGGGCGGCACCCCCGAGCAGTTCGCCGCCACCATTGCCGAGGACGCGGCCAGGTGGGCGAAGATCGTCAAGGATACGAATTACAAGGCGGGTTCCTGA
- a CDS encoding DUF2795 domain-containing protein, with translation MANDKHPQAKPRTDRWDPAALEQALRGLDYPATRGALVSTARDNNADDAIVDALLGIPEQNYRDTAEVAQAVARHRAT, from the coding sequence ATGGCCAATGACAAGCACCCGCAAGCAAAGCCGCGCACGGATCGATGGGATCCGGCCGCTCTCGAGCAGGCACTGCGCGGGCTGGACTATCCCGCGACGCGCGGCGCGCTGGTCTCTACCGCGCGCGACAACAATGCGGATGACGCGATCGTCGACGCGCTGCTGGGCATACCTGAACAAAACTACCGGGATACCGCCGAGGTCGCGCAAGCCGTTGCCCGGCACCGCGCCACGTAG
- a CDS encoding alkene reductase: MSKDPLFQPLQLGGLTLPNRIVMPPMTRSRASQPGDEANDLMAAYYAQRAGAGLIVSEGTYIAPLGKGYAWTPGIHTPAQVAGWRKVTGAVHAAGGRIFAQLWHVGRLSHTSLLGGRQPVSSSPLQAQGVNVFIAGDDGSTPGFVQASIPRALTVDEIGEIVDQYRAAARNAIAAGFDGVELHGANGYLVNQFIDSGANTRTDQYGGSLENRLRFLGEVTQALIEGSGDASRVGIRLAPLTTLNGCVDDNPETTYLGAAELLGRLGVGYLHIAEADWDDAPLMPVAFKQRLREAFAGVLIYAGKYTAARAREAVAAGWADLVAFGRPFVANPDLPERLRVGAPLALHQRDTLFGGGAQGLTDYPTLAQAAA, from the coding sequence ATGAGCAAGGATCCGCTGTTTCAACCGCTGCAACTGGGTGGCCTGACGCTGCCGAACCGCATCGTCATGCCGCCGATGACGCGCTCGCGCGCCAGCCAGCCCGGCGACGAAGCCAACGACCTGATGGCCGCCTACTACGCGCAGCGCGCCGGCGCCGGCCTGATCGTCAGCGAGGGCACCTATATCGCCCCGCTCGGCAAGGGCTACGCCTGGACCCCGGGCATCCACACCCCGGCGCAGGTCGCCGGATGGCGCAAGGTGACCGGCGCGGTCCACGCCGCCGGGGGCCGCATCTTCGCCCAGCTCTGGCACGTCGGCCGGCTCAGCCACACCAGCCTGCTGGGCGGCCGGCAGCCGGTGTCTTCGTCGCCGCTCCAGGCGCAGGGCGTCAATGTCTTCATCGCGGGGGATGACGGCAGCACTCCGGGCTTCGTCCAGGCCTCGATCCCGCGCGCGCTGACGGTGGACGAAATCGGCGAGATCGTCGACCAGTACCGTGCCGCGGCCCGCAACGCGATCGCCGCGGGCTTCGACGGCGTCGAGCTGCACGGCGCCAACGGCTACCTGGTGAACCAGTTCATCGACTCGGGCGCCAACACGCGCACGGACCAATACGGCGGCTCGCTGGAAAACCGGCTGCGCTTCCTCGGCGAGGTCACGCAAGCCCTGATCGAAGGCAGCGGCGATGCCTCGCGCGTCGGCATCCGCCTGGCGCCGCTGACCACGCTCAACGGCTGCGTCGACGACAATCCCGAAACCACCTACCTTGGCGCGGCGGAACTGCTGGGCCGGCTCGGCGTCGGCTATCTCCATATCGCGGAAGCGGACTGGGACGACGCGCCGCTGATGCCGGTGGCATTCAAGCAACGGCTGCGCGAGGCATTCGCGGGGGTGCTGATCTATGCCGGCAAGTACACCGCGGCGCGTGCGCGCGAGGCCGTAGCCGCGGGCTGGGCCGACCTGGTCGCGTTCGGCCGTCCGTTCGTCGCCAATCCCGACCTGCCCGAGCGCCTGCGCGTCGGCGCGCCGCTGGCGCTGCACCAGCGCGATACGCTGTTCGGCGGCGGTGCGCAAGGCCTGACCGACTATCCGACCCTGGCGCAAGCCGCGGCCTGA